In one Solanum dulcamara chromosome 1, daSolDulc1.2, whole genome shotgun sequence genomic region, the following are encoded:
- the LOC129897486 gene encoding probable mannitol dehydrogenase: MEKSPEEAHPVEAFGWAARDTSGFLSPFKFFRRAAGDKDVKLKVLYCGICHSDIHQLKNEWGSSLYPLVPGHEIVGEVTEVGRKVEKFTVGEKVAVGGYCGSCRSCEDCTNNLENYCSKGIATYNAIYNDGTPTYGGYSDMIVIDEHFVFHVPENLPLAAAAPLLCAGITMYSPLRYFGLDKPGIHIGVVGLGGLGHVGVKFAKAMGLKVTVISTSRRKQNEALECLGADSFLVSTDLDQLQGAIGTMDGILDTVSADHPIDPLIGLLKSHGKLIFLGAPDKPVQLPVFPLLMGRKLVAGSGIGGMKETQEMLDFAAEHNITADVEVIPMDYVNTALERLARGDVKYRFVIDVAKTLV; encoded by the exons ATGGAGAAATCACCAGAGGAAGCACACCCTGTTGAGGCTTTTGGTTGGGCTGCTAGAGACACTTCTGGATTCCTCTCCCCATTCAAATTCTTTAGAAG GGCAGCGGGCGATAAGGATGTTAAATTGAAGGTTCTTTATTGTGGTATCTGTCATTCTGATATTCATCAATTGAAGAATGAATGGGGATCTTCTCTATACCCTCTAGTCCCCGG ACATGAAATCGTGGGCGAAGTAACTGAGGTTGGGAGGAAGGTAGAGAAGTTCACCGTTGGGGAGAAAGTTGCTGTCGGGGGATATTGTGGATCATGTCGATCTTGTGAAGACTGCACGAACAATCTTGAGAATTATTGCTCCAAAGGAATAGCTACCTACAATGCAATCTACAATGACGGAACACCAACGTATGGAGGCTACTCAGACATGATAGTTATAGATGAACATTTTGTGTTTCATGTACCAGAAAACTTGCCCCTAGCTGCAGCAGCCCCTCTGCTTTGTGCTGGAATTACAATGTACAGCCCATTGAGATACTTTGGACTAGACAAACCGGGCATTCATATTGGTGTAGTAGGCCTTGGCGGACTTGGTCATGTTGGTGTCAAGTTTGCCAAGGCCATGGGGCTAAAGGTGACTGTGATTAGTACATCTCGAAGAAAGCAGAACGAAGCTCTTGAATGTCTCGGTGCTGATTCGTTTTTGGTTAGCACTGATCTGGATCAGCTGCAG GGTGCTATAGGTACAATGGATGGCATTCTTGATACAGTCTCTGCTGATCACCCCATCGATCCACTGATCGGGCTATTGAAGTCTCACGGGAAGCTTATCTTTCTTGGTGCACCTGACAAACCCGTCCAGCTACCAGTCTTTCCATTGCTTATGG GAAGGAAACTTGTAGCTGGAAGTGGGATAGGAGGGATGAAAGAGACACAAGAAATGCTTGATTTTGCTGCGGAACACAATATAACAGCAGATGTTGAAGTCATTCCAATGGATTATGTAAATACTGCATTGGAGCGTCTCGCCAGAGGTGACGTTAAATACCGGTTTGTCATCGATGTTGCTAAGACCCTGGTGTAA